One genomic segment of Marinitoga sp. 38H-ov includes these proteins:
- a CDS encoding GAF domain-containing protein, with protein MRSILQDLTPEFLKILNKDKIFWFEGWQEYKQNRPKILSEYEKKENLNEEKIKNRLNEISRKDFDMFKQDWENNFLEIKKEIVMNLSRNAQTYKLERGDYVVYIMGLLGLNSHYYIETYYGTVILVDSFYHFLTKKDIKETVDNAILDFINNNPVNEKKALFAKLLSQIEKYIYDNNDINKVMKKIVEILYNNVDYYNWVGFYLTDENDKNMLNLGPYLGEPTEHVKIPFGSGICGQAAATKNTFVVQDVSKASNYLSCSDKTKSEIVVPIIDNNGNVFGELDIDSHKLEPFTVEDSQFLEEIINLFVKNFL; from the coding sequence ATGAGAAGCATTTTACAAGATTTAACTCCAGAATTTTTAAAAATTTTAAATAAAGATAAAATTTTTTGGTTTGAAGGTTGGCAAGAGTATAAACAAAACAGGCCAAAAATATTAAGTGAATATGAAAAGAAAGAAAATTTAAATGAGGAAAAAATTAAAAATAGATTAAATGAAATTTCAAGAAAAGATTTTGATATGTTTAAACAAGATTGGGAAAATAACTTTTTAGAAATTAAAAAAGAAATTGTTATGAATTTATCTCGTAACGCACAAACATACAAATTAGAAAGAGGAGATTATGTAGTGTATATAATGGGATTACTTGGGTTAAATTCACATTATTATATAGAAACATATTATGGAACAGTTATACTAGTGGACTCTTTTTACCACTTTTTAACAAAAAAAGATATTAAAGAAACTGTAGATAATGCTATATTAGATTTTATTAATAATAATCCTGTAAATGAGAAGAAAGCTTTATTCGCCAAATTATTATCACAAATAGAAAAATATATATATGATAATAATGATATTAATAAAGTTATGAAAAAAATTGTAGAAATATTGTATAACAATGTAGATTATTACAATTGGGTAGGTTTTTATTTAACCGATGAAAATGATAAAAATATGTTAAATCTAGGACCATATTTAGGAGAACCTACTGAACATGTAAAAATTCCTTTTGGTAGTGGTATTTGTGGACAAGCTGCAGCAACTAAAAATACTTTTGTTGTTCAGGATGTAAGTAAAGCATCAAACTATCTCTCATGTAGTGATAAAACTAAATCAGAAATTGTTGTCCCGATTATAGATAATAACGGAAATGTCTTCGGAGAGCTAGATATAGACAGTCATAAATTAGAGCCATTTACAGTAGAAGATTCTCAATTTTTAGAAGAAATTATTAATTTATTTGTTAAAAATTTTCTTTAA
- a CDS encoding DUF364 domain-containing protein translates to MSLAKKIHDKALENITDDIFIEDFVIGIGETAVKLSDGRTGFVATNKEDTLGKCEEFYKCMGLDGKPESKAEVGMKVKDLLEVGLYSGDPLLRSVTYAAVNAIFNKNPERFIDGDTLELMDFNKKDIVGIVGEITPFVEKLRHKVWDVLIFDRQRRHDQILPDWAIIEMLPKCTAVIITGTSLVNGTIDYILNYVNTDRVAISGPSTIMVEDVYPVKILSGSYIEDSEKLFDLIKKGAGTRTLFKSGAARKVNLVF, encoded by the coding sequence ATGTCTTTAGCAAAAAAAATACATGACAAAGCATTAGAAAACATTACAGATGATATATTTATTGAGGATTTTGTTATAGGTATTGGAGAAACTGCTGTTAAACTAAGTGATGGAAGAACAGGATTTGTAGCTACTAATAAAGAAGATACTTTAGGTAAATGCGAAGAATTCTATAAATGTATGGGGTTAGATGGGAAACCGGAAAGTAAAGCGGAAGTAGGAATGAAAGTAAAAGATTTATTAGAAGTTGGATTATATTCTGGTGATCCATTATTAAGATCAGTAACTTATGCAGCAGTGAATGCAATATTTAACAAAAATCCAGAAAGATTTATAGATGGTGATACTTTAGAATTAATGGATTTTAATAAAAAGGATATAGTAGGTATTGTTGGAGAAATTACTCCTTTTGTAGAAAAGTTAAGACATAAAGTGTGGGATGTATTGATTTTTGACAGACAAAGGAGACACGATCAAATATTACCAGATTGGGCAATTATAGAAATGTTACCAAAATGTACAGCAGTGATAATTACTGGTACATCATTGGTAAATGGAACAATTGACTACATTTTAAATTATGTAAATACTGATAGAGTAGCTATTTCAGGTCCATCTACAATAATGGTTGAAGATGTATATCCTGTAAAAATATTATCCGGTTCATATATTGAAGATTCTGAAAAACTTTTTGATTTAATAAAAAAAGGTGCAGGAACCAGAACATTATTTAAATCTGGCGCTGCACGCAAGGTTAATTTAGTATTTTAA
- the cbiB gene encoding adenosylcobinamide-phosphate synthase CbiB yields the protein MIIFSILLDLIFEEPPEKIHPVAFMGIIGKRLYKKYSNNLKYFIVGMMSLILEIAFWGILIYFIQKVNIIIIKNIILIYILKTTFSIKSLYRHVERCKTNDLNELKRNVSYIVSRNTNDLDKNHLYSAAIESLSENINDSITAPLFYYLLFGIYGSIIYRVVNTYDALFGYRNAKYEWYGKFCARLDDVLNYIPARITALIISFFNLKGAFNYIKKYGRIKVNSTYPMSAFAGVLGLGFEKEGVYKFSGKLPEIEDLNRALKLYKKVVFLILTFVILGEII from the coding sequence ATAATAATTTTTTCTATATTGTTAGATTTAATATTTGAAGAACCGCCAGAGAAAATACATCCTGTTGCATTTATGGGGATTATAGGAAAGAGATTATATAAAAAATATAGCAATAATCTAAAGTATTTTATTGTTGGTATGATGTCGTTAATATTAGAAATTGCCTTTTGGGGCATATTAATATACTTTATTCAAAAGGTAAATATAATAATTATAAAAAATATAATTTTAATTTATATTTTGAAAACTACTTTTTCTATAAAAAGTTTATATAGACATGTTGAAAGATGTAAAACTAATGACTTGAATGAACTAAAAAGAAATGTTTCATATATAGTGAGTAGAAATACAAATGATTTAGATAAAAATCATTTGTATTCAGCAGCTATTGAAAGTTTATCAGAAAATATAAATGATAGTATAACAGCACCTCTTTTTTATTATTTGCTATTTGGTATATACGGTTCAATTATATATAGAGTAGTAAATACTTATGATGCGTTATTTGGGTATAGAAATGCAAAATATGAATGGTATGGAAAATTTTGTGCGAGATTAGATGATGTTTTAAATTATATACCAGCTAGAATAACTGCATTAATAATATCTTTTTTTAATTTGAAAGGTGCATTTAATTATATAAAAAAGTATGGTAGGATAAAAGTTAATTCAACATATCCAATGAGTGCTTTTGCTGGTGTATTGGGGTTAGGATTTGAAAAAGAAGGTGTATATAAATTTTCAGGAAAGCTTCCAGAAATAGAAGATTTGAATAGAGCATTAAAATTATATAAAAAAGTAGTCTTTTTAATATTAACGTTTGTAATTTTAGGAGAGATAATATGA
- a CDS encoding ComEC/Rec2 family competence protein: MAVVFFSFNYSFKTRFFMIIILLLVFLRTISIISIPENIEVGILGKIIDKNDNFYVVKTDKVYINEQWEKLNEKIYFSYNKFSTDKYEIGNKIYIVGIKNNDNFNIEYMANSAKESIYSFRGVIKDRLYNNFPYENKNIIFSVVFGGLRGKDAEIFKNSGLLHLFAVSGFHVYLIYSILYILYSKTLIPINFRRVLTIIFLLIYLSATGFSDSAVRASFVLILIEFNKIFGLNIDSKNILGLVGVINLLYNPIVVFSVGFLMSYSAALSILILIEKTKNSFLIAISAFLAILPWSIIFFNGFSVLGVFLSIAFVPIIYSLIFFSFIYTIIPLPEIINIIVNNYIEIIKYILKYINHYIMYINLDGDLVFVFYVISVIVLFLFHIIFKLKYKEEY; the protein is encoded by the coding sequence ATGGCTGTAGTCTTTTTTAGTTTTAATTATTCATTTAAAACCCGTTTTTTTATGATTATTATATTATTATTAGTATTTTTAAGAACAATTTCAATTATCAGTATTCCAGAAAATATAGAAGTAGGAATTTTAGGAAAAATAATAGATAAAAATGATAATTTTTATGTTGTCAAAACAGATAAAGTTTATATAAATGAACAATGGGAAAAATTAAATGAGAAAATATATTTTTCATATAATAAATTTTCTACAGATAAATACGAAATTGGCAATAAGATTTATATTGTTGGAATTAAAAACAATGATAATTTCAATATAGAATATATGGCTAATTCAGCAAAAGAATCTATTTACTCATTTAGGGGAGTTATAAAAGATAGATTATATAATAATTTTCCATATGAAAATAAAAATATAATATTTTCTGTAGTTTTTGGAGGACTTAGAGGTAAAGATGCTGAAATATTTAAAAATTCTGGATTACTACATTTATTTGCGGTATCTGGATTTCATGTATATTTAATTTATTCTATATTATATATTTTATATTCTAAAACATTAATTCCAATAAATTTTAGAAGAGTATTAACAATTATTTTTTTGTTAATATATCTATCAGCTACTGGATTTTCTGATTCTGCAGTTAGAGCATCTTTTGTTTTGATATTAATAGAGTTTAATAAAATTTTTGGATTAAATATAGACTCGAAAAATATATTAGGACTTGTAGGTGTAATAAATTTATTGTATAATCCAATTGTTGTTTTTTCAGTAGGATTTTTAATGAGTTATTCTGCTGCACTTTCAATATTGATTTTAATCGAAAAAACAAAAAATTCTTTTTTAATAGCTATTTCTGCTTTTTTAGCCATTCTTCCATGGAGTATAATATTTTTCAATGGATTTTCTGTCTTAGGGGTTTTCCTAAGTATTGCATTTGTTCCAATTATTTACTCATTAATATTTTTTTCATTCATTTATACAATTATACCTTTGCCTGAAATTATAAATATAATTGTAAATAATTATATAGAGATTATAAAGTATATTTTAAAATATATAAATCATTATATAATGTATATAAATTTAGATGGGGATTTAGTTTTTGTATTTTATGTAATATCAGTTATTGTATTATTTTTATTTCATATAATATTTAAATTGAAATATAAGGAGGAATATTAA
- a CDS encoding thymidine kinase: MSGKFILIVGPMYSGKTSELISFVEIYTLGRKKIKVFKPIIDDRYASNYIVSHTGTKIEAIPINESKEMYNFLDYDEKAVFVDEVQFFDKELKNVILDLIKKGINVYCSGLDLTYKNNPFETTILLSAYADEIIKKKAVCHECGEYSGTISYKIVGNGSEIDVGGFDKYIAVCRDCYEELNNEKKKS; this comes from the coding sequence ATGTCAGGAAAATTCATTTTAATTGTTGGACCAATGTACTCAGGTAAAACATCTGAATTAATTTCTTTTGTAGAAATTTACACATTAGGTAGGAAAAAGATAAAAGTATTCAAACCAATAATTGATGATAGATATGCATCTAATTATATAGTTTCGCATACAGGAACAAAAATTGAAGCAATTCCTATTAATGAATCTAAAGAAATGTATAATTTTTTAGATTATGATGAAAAAGCAGTTTTTGTAGATGAAGTGCAATTTTTTGACAAAGAATTAAAAAATGTAATTTTGGACTTAATTAAAAAAGGAATAAATGTGTATTGTTCAGGACTTGATTTAACATATAAAAATAATCCTTTTGAAACTACAATATTATTATCTGCATATGCTGATGAAATTATTAAAAAGAAGGCTGTTTGCCATGAATGTGGTGAATATAGCGGTACAATTTCTTATAAAATTGTAGGAAATGGTTCGGAAATTGATGTTGGTGGATTTGATAAATATATAGCAGTATGTAGAGATTGTTATGAAGAATTAAATAATGAAAAGAAAAAATCATAA
- a CDS encoding cobyric acid synthase, protein MIQGTSSDCGKTTFVTALCRIFKEDGINVSPFKAQNISLNSYVDINGNEFAWSQYIQAIASKTEPNVYMNPILLKPQGNGMVQLIVLGKIYKTIHFSEYENYKKEMKKVIIDSFNYLSNKFDAIIIEGAGSPAEINIKDKDISNMWVAKNVNSNVLLVSDIDRGGAFASLYGTYYLMEDEKDYIKGFIINKFRGEKKLLNSGLLKLEKLTGIPTLGVIPWIDIKYGDEDGASLKNKKIKKSKINIYVIKIPSISNFTDFAPFNYDENVNLEYIEDINKIDEADMIIIPGSKNTIRDLRWMKEKGFFERIKCFKGIVFGICGGFQIMGKEIIDVYGLEIGEYQKEKGFGFFNFTTRMLDKKITKQFRGKYKGIEIYGYEIHIGESNINTPVLNIDNKYIGTYIHGIFNSGEFRKYILNLILKNKNMNIINDIKDYEEFQEKEIIKLSNIVRENIELKKIYKIAGGN, encoded by the coding sequence ATGATTCAAGGTACTTCATCGGATTGTGGAAAAACTACTTTTGTTACTGCATTATGTAGAATATTTAAAGAAGATGGAATAAATGTATCTCCATTTAAAGCTCAAAATATTTCTTTAAATTCATATGTTGATATTAATGGAAATGAATTTGCGTGGTCTCAATATATTCAAGCTATAGCTTCAAAAACAGAACCTAATGTATATATGAATCCTATTCTTTTGAAGCCGCAAGGTAATGGTATGGTTCAATTAATAGTTTTGGGGAAAATATATAAGACAATACATTTTAGCGAATATGAAAATTATAAAAAAGAAATGAAAAAGGTGATAATAGATTCATTTAATTATTTAAGTAATAAATTTGATGCGATTATTATAGAAGGAGCTGGAAGTCCGGCTGAAATAAATATAAAAGATAAAGATATCTCCAATATGTGGGTAGCAAAAAATGTTAATTCAAATGTTTTATTGGTTAGTGATATAGATAGAGGAGGAGCTTTTGCTTCATTGTATGGAACATATTATTTAATGGAAGATGAAAAGGATTACATCAAAGGGTTTATTATAAATAAATTTAGGGGTGAAAAGAAGCTTTTAAATTCTGGTTTATTAAAATTAGAAAAATTAACAGGTATTCCAACTTTAGGAGTTATACCTTGGATAGATATAAAATATGGAGACGAAGATGGAGCTTCGTTGAAAAATAAAAAAATAAAGAAATCAAAAATAAATATTTACGTAATAAAAATTCCCAGCATTTCTAATTTTACGGATTTTGCACCTTTTAATTATGATGAAAATGTGAATTTAGAGTATATTGAGGATATTAATAAAATTGATGAAGCAGATATGATAATAATTCCTGGTAGTAAAAATACTATAAGAGATTTAAGATGGATGAAAGAAAAAGGTTTCTTTGAAAGAATAAAATGTTTTAAAGGTATAGTTTTTGGAATATGTGGAGGATTTCAAATTATGGGAAAGGAGATAATTGATGTATATGGCTTAGAGATTGGTGAATATCAAAAGGAAAAAGGTTTTGGATTTTTTAATTTTACAACTAGAATGTTAGATAAAAAAATAACAAAACAATTTAGAGGTAAATATAAAGGAATTGAAATATATGGTTACGAAATTCATATTGGCGAAAGTAATATAAATACTCCCGTTTTAAATATTGATAATAAATATATAGGAACATATATACATGGAATTTTTAATTCAGGTGAATTTAGAAAATATATATTAAATTTAATATTAAAAAATAAAAATATGAATATAATAAATGATATTAAAGACTATGAAGAATTTCAAGAAAAAGAAATTATCAAATTATCAAATATAGTAAGGGAGAATATTGAATTAAAAAAAATATATAAAATAGCAGGAGGGAATTAA
- the cobO gene encoding cob(I)yrinic acid a,c-diamide adenosyltransferase: MSLILLYTGNGKGKTTASLGLVVRAVGHGKSVSIIQFLKGNPKYGEIKGLSYLPGVEIIQSGSPNHVKKNKITNDDIKLAKKGLELALEKISSGKYDLVILDEINVAIYYDVLKLQDVLNILEKKHEKTTIILTGRYAPKEFYEIADMVSEVKEIKHHFQKGIIAQEGIEY, encoded by the coding sequence ATGAGTTTGATATTATTATATACTGGAAATGGAAAGGGTAAAACCACTGCATCATTAGGATTAGTTGTTAGAGCTGTTGGTCATGGAAAAAGTGTATCAATTATTCAGTTTTTAAAGGGAAATCCGAAATATGGGGAAATAAAGGGTTTATCTTATTTACCAGGAGTTGAAATTATTCAATCTGGTAGTCCTAATCATGTAAAGAAAAATAAAATTACTAATGATGATATTAAATTAGCTAAAAAAGGTCTAGAATTAGCTTTAGAAAAAATAAGTAGCGGTAAATATGATTTAGTAATTTTAGATGAAATAAATGTAGCAATTTACTATGATGTATTAAAGTTACAAGATGTATTAAATATATTAGAAAAAAAGCATGAAAAAACAACGATAATATTAACAGGTAGATATGCCCCAAAAGAGTTTTATGAAATTGCTGATATGGTAAGTGAAGTTAAAGAGATAAAACATCATTTTCAAAAAGGAATAATAGCACAGGAAGGGATAGAATATTAA
- a CDS encoding aminotransferase class I/II-fold pyridoxal phosphate-dependent enzyme: protein MNHGGIKDKNIIDFSISVSPLIPNWIDKVFEDSKDNLNKYTYVEWIEEDFKKIFGKNSVILSGATESFHIIGHVIMKDSIVIIPTPNYTEYERIAKFNNNEIVKVDSLKFGGYTEEFYDYLLKYIIKIREKTNKKIIFITGNPNNPTGQFVRLAEFTKKLLEYDILIIYDEAFIDFSEDNPEIIDETIQIRTFTKSFGIPGIRVGYVISSKYTEEFLKYRQPWNIGVLGYSFLENLLKNDFLNDLKKMRIYIKKEINKFKEYMSYCTQTNYFTIKTDPKKFLEKSKKYGIYVRDTSDMGLNNHVRIGIKNNKDNEFLLNFLRKELKK, encoded by the coding sequence ATGAATCATGGAGGGATAAAAGATAAAAATATTATTGACTTTTCAATATCTGTATCGCCCCTAATTCCAAATTGGATAGATAAAGTTTTTGAGGATAGTAAAGATAATTTAAATAAATATACATATGTAGAATGGATAGAAGAAGATTTTAAAAAAATTTTTGGAAAAAATTCTGTAATATTATCTGGAGCAACAGAATCTTTTCATATAATAGGTCATGTAATAATGAAAGATTCAATTGTTATAATACCTACACCAAATTATACAGAATATGAAAGGATAGCTAAATTTAATAATAATGAAATTGTCAAAGTAGATTCGCTAAAATTTGGTGGATATACAGAAGAATTTTATGACTATTTATTAAAATATATTATAAAAATTAGGGAAAAAACTAATAAAAAAATAATTTTTATTACAGGTAATCCTAATAATCCAACAGGTCAATTTGTCAGGTTAGCTGAATTTACTAAAAAATTATTAGAGTATGATATTTTAATAATATATGATGAAGCATTTATAGATTTTTCTGAAGATAATCCAGAAATAATAGATGAGACAATACAAATAAGAACATTTACAAAATCCTTCGGAATTCCCGGTATTAGAGTTGGATATGTAATTTCGAGTAAATATACAGAAGAATTTTTAAAATATAGACAACCTTGGAATATAGGGGTATTGGGATATTCCTTTTTAGAAAACCTTTTAAAAAATGATTTTTTAAATGATTTAAAAAAAATGAGGATTTATATAAAAAAAGAAATAAATAAGTTTAAAGAATATATGAGTTATTGTACACAAACTAATTATTTTACTATAAAAACAGATCCAAAAAAATTTTTAGAAAAAAGCAAAAAATATGGAATATATGTTAGAGATACTTCGGATATGGGATTAAATAATCACGTGAGAATTGGAATAAAAAACAATAAAGATAATGAATTTTTATTAAATTTTTTAAGAAAGGAGTTAAAAAAATGA
- a CDS encoding HAD family hydrolase, giving the protein MIKGVIFDLYGTLINANHLFLPIAKLISKETKYPAKLLELKIRNTYNKYFKDYHLKPFKPEREYYNLMFNELKEFLGLEHSTNWYIDEMYKTFIELNPYDDVNYLNILKEKGLKIAILSNADDDFVIPSLEKKPFPYDILITSFSTKLYKPDPKIFEYTLNKMRLKKEEVIFVGDNYFVDVIGGNSFGIKSILIKRTFNKFEHIDTIYKLYELEKYVN; this is encoded by the coding sequence ATGATAAAAGGTGTAATATTTGATCTATATGGCACTTTAATTAATGCAAACCATTTATTTTTACCTATAGCAAAACTTATTTCAAAAGAAACTAAATATCCTGCAAAATTATTGGAATTAAAAATAAGAAATACGTATAATAAATATTTTAAGGATTACCATTTAAAACCATTTAAACCAGAAAGAGAATATTATAATTTAATGTTTAATGAGTTAAAAGAGTTTTTAGGATTAGAACATTCAACAAATTGGTATATTGATGAAATGTATAAAACGTTTATAGAATTAAACCCATATGATGATGTTAATTATTTAAATATTTTAAAAGAAAAAGGACTAAAAATAGCCATTTTATCAAATGCTGATGACGATTTTGTAATACCTTCTTTAGAAAAAAAACCATTTCCATATGATATATTAATTACCTCATTCTCTACTAAATTATATAAACCAGATCCAAAAATATTTGAATATACTTTAAATAAAATGCGCCTAAAAAAAGAAGAAGTTATTTTTGTAGGCGATAATTATTTTGTTGATGTTATAGGTGGAAATAGTTTTGGAATTAAATCAATATTAATTAAAAGAACATTCAATAAATTTGAACATATCGACACTATTTATAAATTATATGAATTAGAAAAATATGTTAATTAA
- a CDS encoding 2,3-bisphosphoglycerate-independent phosphoglycerate mutase, producing MVDRQEFLSNLITKTGSKIVMLVMDGIGDTVVNGKTPLQAAKTPNLDKIATESDLGQTIPVLPGITPGSGPGHLGIFGYDPIKYQIGRGILEALGIDVEVGEKDVVARGNFATIDGDIVVDRRAGRPKTEESSRVVDKLKENIKEIDGVKVQFYAGKEHRFVVKLTGEGLDDRIEDADPQKEGLPIKWAHATHPEAEKTAEIFTKLMKQIKEVLKDEPKINFALIRGFSKYPNIPQFPEVYKMRAAAIAVYPMYKGLARLVGMDILDVDGETPADEFETLKKHWDEYDFFYVHIKKTDSYGEDGNFDAKVHVIEMVDEALPKLLELNPDVLVVTGDHSTPVAMSGHSWHPVPFMIKSPYTRAGLSKAFDEFEAARGSMGTIHAVDLMGLLLGNAKKLDKFGA from the coding sequence ATGGTAGATAGACAAGAGTTTTTAAGTAATTTAATAACAAAGACCGGTTCAAAAATAGTTATGTTGGTAATGGATGGTATTGGAGATACAGTTGTAAATGGGAAAACACCATTACAAGCAGCGAAAACACCTAACTTAGATAAAATAGCAACTGAATCTGATTTAGGACAAACAATACCGGTATTACCTGGAATAACTCCTGGATCTGGGCCAGGACATTTGGGGATATTTGGATATGATCCAATAAAATACCAAATCGGAAGAGGGATTTTAGAAGCTTTAGGAATAGATGTTGAAGTAGGAGAAAAAGATGTTGTAGCGAGAGGAAATTTTGCAACAATTGATGGCGATATTGTTGTTGATAGAAGAGCGGGAAGACCAAAAACTGAAGAATCATCAAGAGTTGTAGATAAATTAAAAGAAAATATTAAAGAAATTGATGGTGTAAAAGTTCAATTTTATGCAGGAAAAGAACATAGATTTGTTGTTAAATTAACAGGTGAAGGTTTAGATGATAGAATTGAAGATGCTGATCCACAAAAAGAAGGATTGCCAATTAAATGGGCACATGCTACACATCCGGAAGCAGAAAAAACAGCAGAAATATTCACAAAATTAATGAAACAAATTAAAGAGGTTTTAAAGGATGAACCAAAAATAAACTTCGCATTAATTAGAGGATTTTCAAAATATCCAAATATTCCTCAATTCCCTGAAGTATATAAAATGAGAGCAGCTGCTATAGCAGTATATCCTATGTACAAAGGTTTGGCAAGATTAGTTGGTATGGATATTTTAGATGTTGATGGTGAAACTCCTGCTGATGAATTTGAAACATTAAAGAAACATTGGGATGAATATGATTTCTTCTATGTTCATATTAAAAAAACAGATTCATATGGTGAAGATGGGAATTTTGATGCAAAAGTTCATGTGATTGAAATGGTAGATGAAGCTTTACCTAAATTACTAGAATTAAATCCTGATGTATTAGTAGTTACAGGAGATCATTCTACACCTGTTGCCATGAGCGGTCATAGTTGGCATCCAGTTCCATTTATGATTAAATCTCCATATACAAGAGCTGGGTTATCAAAAGCATTTGATGAATTTGAAGCTGCAAGAGGTTCAATGGGAACTATTCACGCTGTTGATTTAATGGGGTTATTATTAGGAAATGCAAAAAAATTAGATAAATTTGGAGCATAA
- the dnaA gene encoding chromosomal replication initiator protein DnaA has protein sequence MTNEELLEQLKSKINHNTWEQWFTSAQVLDIQEKTVVIGIGNLFVKDFIARKYGSLVSNTLSDILSRKVTAEFTFIPADQSTKKKAGPLIKERPLKLSDFNPEYTFNSFVIGEANRVAYYSALEVANNPGKYNPLFIYGDVALGKTHLLHAIGNHLMESSPDLKVMYVTAEEFMNDLMKSLREEKMDDFRERYRKKIDILLIDDVQFLIGKDMAQGELFHTFNTLFNLGKQIIICSDRTPEELATFHPRLISRFEMGLVVNVDEPDKQTKLKIAKKMAEMSSLYLSDDVVSYLVENIDNNLRRLRGLILNLFFHSKVTGEKVNIDTVKKLYSSLKSHKKNIPQTKETLRVLKKNLILEAVIKEYNLTREQLFSPTRKKEISEARQILSFMLKNYGKMKVKDISEFVGKNHSTISQSIKKVEKELTSGNLLLKRRIDEIRKIFEESEKIQSKTAS, from the coding sequence GTGACAAACGAAGAATTATTAGAACAACTGAAGTCAAAAATAAATCATAACACCTGGGAACAATGGTTTACCTCTGCCCAAGTTTTAGATATTCAGGAAAAAACTGTAGTTATAGGAATTGGAAATCTCTTTGTAAAAGATTTTATTGCTAGAAAATACGGCTCATTGGTTTCTAATACTTTATCAGATATTCTTTCAAGGAAAGTTACTGCAGAATTTACTTTTATACCCGCTGATCAATCTACAAAGAAAAAAGCGGGACCATTGATTAAGGAAAGACCTCTTAAGTTATCGGATTTTAATCCTGAATATACGTTTAATAGTTTTGTTATTGGAGAGGCGAATAGAGTCGCATATTATTCTGCTTTAGAGGTGGCAAATAACCCAGGAAAATACAATCCTTTATTCATATATGGAGATGTTGCTTTAGGAAAAACACATTTACTTCATGCAATTGGAAATCATTTAATGGAGTCTTCGCCAGATTTAAAGGTTATGTATGTAACAGCTGAAGAATTTATGAATGACCTTATGAAATCATTGCGTGAAGAAAAAATGGATGATTTTAGAGAGCGATATAGAAAAAAGATAGATATATTATTAATTGATGATGTTCAATTTTTGATTGGAAAAGATATGGCTCAAGGAGAATTATTCCATACATTTAATACTTTATTTAATCTTGGAAAACAAATTATTATATGTTCTGATAGAACTCCTGAAGAATTAGCTACTTTTCATCCAAGATTAATTAGTAGATTTGAAATGGGATTAGTTGTTAATGTTGATGAACCTGATAAACAAACCAAATTAAAAATTGCTAAAAAAATGGCTGAAATGAGTTCATTATACTTATCAGATGATGTGGTGAGTTATTTAGTTGAAAATATTGACAACAATCTTAGAAGACTTAGAGGATTAATATTAAATCTTTTTTTCCATAGTAAGGTTACAGGAGAAAAAGTTAATATTGATACCGTCAAAAAATTATATAGTTCTTTAAAATCTCATAAGAAAAATATTCCTCAAACCAAAGAAACCTTAAGAGTTTTAAAGAAAAACTTGATTTTAGAAGCAGTTATTAAAGAATATAATTTAACAAGAGAACAATTATTTAGCCCTACTAGAAAAAAGGAAATATCAGAAGCTCGACAGATATTATCTTTTATGCTTAAAAATTATGGTAAAATGAAAGTAAAAGATATTTCTGAATTTGTAGGGAAAAATCATTCAACAATTAGCCAATCTATTAAAAAAGTTGAAAAAGAATTGACAAGCGGAAATTTACTTTTAAAGAGAAGAATAGATGAAATAAGAAAGATTTTTGAAGAATCAGAAAAAATTCAAAGTAAAACTGCAAGTTAA